Within the Marixanthomonas sp. SCSIO 43207 genome, the region ATCAGAAAGAGAACAATCGTTTTACTATGGAAATAGACTTTTAGGTAGTAAAATGAAAATAGATAGGTTGGGTAAAAAGTATTCTTGGATGGCTTATTTTAATTATGCTGGTTATTTACTTAGTATGGACAAGCTAGGGGTTTGGATAGAGGAAGATAGTAGTTATACCAGATATTATAATAGGCTAAGTGATACGGAAATTGAACCAAGTTATGAAGAATATGAGCCAATTTCAGAGAAGTTAATTGATGTTGACTTCTTTAAAAATAGGTCATTAACTGATGGTAGTTGGGTAAATGAACCAAATTACGCTTCAATAGAAGCTCTTTATGAAAGGGATGATTACACCTTATTGTCAGCATTTATTGATCAAAAATTAGATGAAAAGTACAAAACAAGATCGTGGGTGGAAGCGAAATCGTTTTTCGTGGATAAAGATAAAGTTGTGCAATATATAGGACAATTAGAGAACAGAGAATATGATTGGAATTTTAACTTGCACGATGGTGGTATGCTTTCGAAGACTTATTTTGGAGAGTTATATTGGGCAGATAATATTCCAAGTTTAAAAAGAGAGGGGCACAGTTTACCATTAGAATCAACTAAAGAAATTACGAGAACAATTTCTCACTTTGAAGTTAGGGAATCTGGTGAATTTAATTTTGAGGATGTTGGAAAGGAAATAACAGAAACAGTGAATGAAACCTGCTATTTTGAATATGAACCTGCACTGATGGATTTTTTATGGGAATCAGGTTCCGACAATGTGTCTTCATTGAGATGTGATGTTCCTTCACCAAATTTAGGTAAACATTTAGATTTAACTGTTAATTCCAGAGATACTCAAATTCTAGATTCTAATCTAGAGGTTTGCTTTAAAGAGTATCATTATGAATATGGGTTTAACTCTGATAATTTTCATTATATACGAACCGATTTATTGAAGAAATATTTAGAAGATACAAACCAGTTATTGATGTATCAATTAAAACAGCACACCTATGACCAAGCAACAGAGGCACACCACGAACATTTTAGAGGTATGCAGTTTGTTTTTTCTAAGTTAAACAGATAAAATATAGAAATGCAAAATCATAAAAATAAAATAGAGGCTTCGGATAAAAGCATTAATGATTTATTAAAAGATCAAAAGTTTTTCATAGATTATTTTCAGAGAGAATATCGTTGGCAAGAAAAACATATGGAAGCATTGATTGAGGATTTATCAAATGCATTCTTAAGGTCTTATAAACAGGGTGATAAAAGATCTGAGGTTGCTAATTATCAAAGTTATTATTTAGGGCCAGTAGTTTTTAGTGTTGCTGATGGGAAAAATTCTATTATTGATGGCCAGCAACGTATTACATCTATAACACTATTGTTAATATACTTAAACCATCTACAAAAAGGTAAAGGTAATCTAGTCAATATTGAAAGTTTAATATTTTCAGAAAAGTATGGTGAGAAATCTTTTAATATGACCGATGAAGATCGACAAGCAGTATTGAAAGGCTTGTTTGAAAACCAAGAGTATAATATTAAAGAATCAGATGATGAAACTGTGTATAATATTGTTGATAGGTATAATGATATTCATAATTTTTTTCCTGAAGATTTAGTCACAGATGCGCTTCCATATTTTATAGATTGGTTTATAGGAAATGTTGTTTTAGTTAAAATTACAGCTTATTCTGATGAGAATGCATACACAATTTTTGAGACAATGAATGATAGAGGTATGAACTTAACTGCCACAGAAATGTTAAAAGGTTTTGTGCTATCTCGAATAAATAATTCTACTGAGCGAAGTAAAATTAACGAATTATGGAAAGATCATATCAAAGATTTACACGATTTAGATAGTAATGCTGATTTGGATTTTTTTAAGGCTTGGTTTAGAGCAAAATATGCCATAACTGTAAGACCAAGAAAAGCTGATTCAGAAAATCAAGATTATGAGCAAATAGGAACACGCTTACACGACTGGTTTAAAAACAACTATATTGACAAATTTAACCTGTCAACTTCAGCTCATTTTTATGATTTTTTTGAAAAGGAATTTGATTATTTCGTAAAGGCTTACAAGTTTATTTGGGATAAGACGACAAGTTATGATTTTCAATGTCCACATTTATTCTACATAAACCAATGGGGAATTGCAGCTTCATTGCAAGATGCATTACTTTTAGCACCATTAAAATCAACAGATTCTGATAAAACATTAATAAAAAAAATGGATGCTGTTGCTCGTTTTATTGAAACATATACGGTTAGACGTTCAATCAATTTTATGAAATTTGGTTCCTCATCAATTCAATACACCTTTTTTAATATTATTAAAAGTATAAGAAATCTCGATTTGGATGATTTATATGCCGAGTTAGCCAACGAGTTACATCAATTAGACCAAGACTTTGATGCTATTTCAAACTTTCGTTTGCATCAACAAAATAAAAAGTTTGTTAAGCATTTACTTTGTCGTATAACAGCTTTTGTAGATCAAAATGTTGGTCGTGATGTCACCTATGTAAATTATAAAGAACCTAAAGGAAAACGATTTGAAATAGAGCATTTATGGAGTAATCATTTTGAAGACCATAGAGATGAATTTGATCAAGAATGGGAGTTTTCTGAAGTAAGGAATTCAATAGGAGCTTTAATACTTTTGCCAAATGGAACAAATCAATCTTTTAGTAGTGATAAGTATGAAGATAAGCTACCTCACTACCTTAAAGAAAACACCTATGCTCAAACGTTGCATCCTGATTTTTATTTGAAAAATCCAAATTATAAGAATAGTATTTTAAAGTCAATCCCATTTAAGTCACATTCACAGCTAAAATCAGATGATATTAGAGAGCGAATAGACGTTGTAAAGTCCCTTTGTGAAGAAATATGGTCAACTGATTATTATAATAATAAAAATTATACTGATAATTATGCATAGCCAAACCAACGAACAAGCATTAGAAGCAGCCATAGAAAAACACCTTACAGGAACGTGTTTAGAAGACCTAAAACAACAAGGTCTTGCTATAGACGCTGTAAACGAAGATGCAGCAATATACCAAACAGGTAAAGGCTATTATATTGGACAACCCAGTAATTTTAATGCGCAGTTTGCTATAGACGAACAATTCTTTTGGGACTTTTTACAAAGCACCCAAAAAGAGGAGTTAGAAAAATTACAAAAGCAAACCGATTGGAAACTTAAAATCTTCAATCGTTTTGACCGTATGATAAAAAAATACGGTGTGTTGCAATTGCTAAAAAAAGGTTTGGAAGTAGATGATGCGCATTTCACCTTGTTTTATGAGTCGCCATTGGCAAGCAGTAGCCAACAAGTAAAAGACAATTTTGCAAGCAATAAATTTAGCGTAACCAGACAATTACGTTACAGTACAGACAATCCAAGAGAGGAAATAGATCTGGTGTTGTTTGTAAATGGCTTACCATTAGTCACTATGGAGCTTAAAAACGCGTGGACAGGGCAAAACGCACGTGTACACGGTCAGCATCAATACAAAAC harbors:
- a CDS encoding DUF262 domain-containing protein produces the protein MQNHKNKIEASDKSINDLLKDQKFFIDYFQREYRWQEKHMEALIEDLSNAFLRSYKQGDKRSEVANYQSYYLGPVVFSVADGKNSIIDGQQRITSITLLLIYLNHLQKGKGNLVNIESLIFSEKYGEKSFNMTDEDRQAVLKGLFENQEYNIKESDDETVYNIVDRYNDIHNFFPEDLVTDALPYFIDWFIGNVVLVKITAYSDENAYTIFETMNDRGMNLTATEMLKGFVLSRINNSTERSKINELWKDHIKDLHDLDSNADLDFFKAWFRAKYAITVRPRKADSENQDYEQIGTRLHDWFKNNYIDKFNLSTSAHFYDFFEKEFDYFVKAYKFIWDKTTSYDFQCPHLFYINQWGIAASLQDALLLAPLKSTDSDKTLIKKMDAVARFIETYTVRRSINFMKFGSSSIQYTFFNIIKSIRNLDLDDLYAELANELHQLDQDFDAISNFRLHQQNKKFVKHLLCRITAFVDQNVGRDVTYVNYKEPKGKRFEIEHLWSNHFEDHRDEFDQEWEFSEVRNSIGALILLPNGTNQSFSSDKYEDKLPHYLKENTYAQTLHPDFYLKNPNYKNSILKSIPFKSHSQLKSDDIRERIDVVKSLCEEIWSTDYYNNKNYTDNYA